One region of Anticarsia gemmatalis isolate Benzon Research Colony breed Stoneville strain chromosome 2, ilAntGemm2 primary, whole genome shotgun sequence genomic DNA includes:
- the C3G gene encoding C3G guanyl-nucleotide exchange factor isoform X11: MSNAVRSPVGDWFNRRTNKLQRRFAYNGKRRSHSPLSPKIRNMASKPTAEEGEVTPAKQLERLVKEVTFGLKHFSDVITKRKLEMLPDNGTIVFESIANIHKAIKPYCIRSPQLTSAVKNLCAALARLIRLCDEITAVSLRADAGNEELDTSAPALSPEHVSSVVKEVTAAVEEVSALAQQHMSRPALSPRPALVSPRASTQRNSLPDIPLTPKERSLLTGEPGTESSGVRASHSSESVLDAPDSPPPKPARPNRKIELAPPLPPKRKSANDNSLLALSIDRLSLQSHSSGSLDSMLNVSNDEERNAHDANHDHVFATPPNSDLVGMCSCNNVSELRASLESHDSHMNSTHAHTHSNHNRYVAHFSNESGFVSVGHAEISAEHSFTSSFSSHHYSHTDSIFNSTDCVTEMKCIFQNVESRMNITNTNSLTTHHSTTLASITSDESETPPELPVKTRRNIRVDVQQNFPTVEIRNSGGCSLHGEARPHTLAVHQPPRPPPLPLKKKHMFQSVAYSVMAYMEMFGNCSHPPNNAAAPPDMFRHSIHTYNLASAKHTSDGTLSVQRHQQVQRSIAQSFTVQHFGNPPMSGSEDSVNIITSSGTSPIPLEPPALPPKMNKNKQLQMSNELLPPPSPRPSSHNSSHNSADETLLNNNSDDSFTSVTVAPGKFPVDDELEIVQQPAPSPVPSQRSEGSTEPAAAPAENNRNSTPAPPAADDIILQTDISSWLELKGPGKDGPEVRGGHPDALVVLATKATKESDEYFAYQEAFLATYRTWVSPSGLVARLVRRADHFRSRPHELRSTLSLLTRVIADLTISDLDGPLMMEIMEFIYWLVDAEELIIAKALRQILVDKQKQLHFQQTNNRYEYDTPCYGSVSLRRDTLLDFKATELAEQMTLLDAALFVRLTTAEVLLWPREQSEESSPNLTRFTEHFNKMSYWARSRILEQDDARDREKYASKFLKVMKALRKMNNFNSYLALVSALDSPPVRRLGWPRSIVDTLHDYCTIIDSSSSFRTYRQALAETQPPCIPYIGLVLQDLTFVHIGNPDLLADGRINFTKRWQQYHIMENMKRFHKEQYKFKKNERILAMFNEFDDVLSEEAMWQVSESIKPRGGRARAAPPQAAPHHAPAPSAQPV; this comes from the exons CAGATCGCATTCGCCGCTTAGCCCAAAAATTCGAAATATGGCATCGAAGCCCACGGCGGAGGAGGGGGAAGTCACACCTGCCAAACAACTGGAACGCCTAGTCAAAGAG GTTACATTCGGCTTGAAACACTTTTCGGATGTTATTACTAAGAGGAAACTGGAAATGCTCCCCGACAATGGCACCATTGTTTTTGAATCGATTGCGAATATACACAAAG CTATAAAACCCTATTGTATCCGGTCGCCGCAACTGACGAGCGCGGTCAAAAACCTGTGTGCTGCGCTGGCGAGGTTAATACGTTTGTGCGACGAGATCACAGCAGTGAGTCTCCGTGCTGACGCTGGTAATGAGGAACTGGATACTTCAGCCCCGGCCTTGTCTCCGGAGCACGTGAGCTCAGTGGTGAAGGAGGTGACGGCGGCCGTGGAAGAGGTGTCGGCGCTCGCGCAACAACACATGTCGCGTCCTGCGCTCTCGCCGCGACCCGCTCTTGTATCACCCAGAGCCTCCACGCAAAGAAACTCACTGCCAG atatacCGTTGACGCCGAAGGAGCGTTCCTTGCTGACGGGTGAGCCGGGCACAGAATCGTCTGGTGTACGGGCCTCTCACTCATCTGAGTCAGTTCTGGACGCGCCGGACTCACCGCCGCCGAAACCCGCCAGGCCTAATAG GAAAATCGAGTTGGCCCCACCTCTGCCTCCCAAGCGGAAATCAGCGAATGACAACTCCTTATTGGCTCTCTCCATTGATAG GTTGTCGCTGCAGTCCCACAGCAGTGGTTCCCTGGACTCTATGCTTAACGTATCCAACGACGAAGAAAGAAATGCTCACGACGCTAACCATGACCATGTGTTTGCCACTCCACCTAACTCTGATTTAGTTG GCATGTGCAGTTGCAACAACGTGAGTGAGTTGCGCGCGTCGCTAGAGTCTCACGACTCGCACATGAACTCTACGCATGCGCACACGCACTCCAACCACAATCGGTATGTCGCCCA TTTCTCCAACGAGTCTGGCTTCGTGTCAGTGGGCCACGCCGAGATATCCGCCGAACATAGTTTCACATCGTCGTTCTCGTCGCATCACTACAGCCATACGGACAG TATTTTTAACAGTACAGACTGTGTGACTGAAATGAAGTGCATATTTCAAAACGTTGAGAGCCGCATGAATATAACCAATACCAACAGTTTAACCACGCACCATTCTACAAC GCTGGCGAGCATCACGTCAGACGAGTCGGAGACGCCGCCCGAGCTGCCCGTCAAGACGCGCCGCAACATTCGCGTCGACGTGCAACAAAACTTCCCCACTGTTGAAATCAG GAACTCTGGTGGGTGCTCTCTGCATGGTGAAGCGCGGCCACACACGCTGGCCGTGCATCaaccgccgcgcccgccgccacTGCCGCTCAAGAAGAAACACA TGTTCCAAAGCGTCGCGTACAGCG TCATGGCGTACATGGAAATGTTCGGCAACTGCAGTCATCCGCCGAACAATGCCGCCGCGCCGCCGGATATGTTCCGACAttccatacatacttataatttaGCCAG TGCCAAACACACCAGTGATGGCACATTGAGTGTGCAACGTCACCAACAAGTACAGCGATCCATCGCCCAGTCGTTCACTGTCCAACATTTCGGAAACCCGCCTATGag TGGTTCTGAGGACAGTGTTAATATAATCACTTCGAGTGGCACTAGTCCCATCCCTCTTGAGCCGCCAGCTCTGCCGCCTaagatgaataaaaataaacag CTTCAAATGAGTAACGAGTTGCTGCCTCCCCCGTCGCCTCGGCCCTCATCTCACAACAGTTCACACAATAGCGCCGATGAAACGTTATTGAACAAT AATTCTGATGATTCATTCACGAGCGTGACGGTAGCGCCCGGCAAGTTCCCAGTAGATGATGAGTTAGAGATTGTACAACAGCCTGCACCATCTCCTGTGCCATCgcag AGAAGCGAAGGCAGCACGGAACCGGCCGCGGCGCCGGCGGAGAACAACAGGAACAGCAcgccggcgccgcccgccgccgacGACATCATCCTGCAGACCGACATCAGCTCGTGGCTGGAGCTCAAGGGCCCCGGCAAGGACGGGCCCGAGGTGCGCGGCGGACACCCCGACGCGCTCGTCGTCCTCGCCACCAAGGCTACCAAAG AATCGGACGAGT ACTTCGCGTACCAGGAGGCGTTCCTGGCGACGTACCGCACGTGGGTGTCGCCCAGCGGCCTGGTGGCGCGCCTGGTGCGCCGCGCCGACCACTTCCGCTCGCGCCCGCACGAGCTGCGCTCCACGCTGTCGCTGCTCACGCGCGTCATCGCAGACCTCAC gATATCAGACCTGGACGGTCCTCTGATGATGGAGATCATGGAGTTCATCTATTGGCTTGTAGATGCGGAGGAGTTGATTATAGCGAAAGCCCTCAGACAGATTCTAGTCGACAAACAGAAACAGTTGCACTTCCAACAA ACTAACAACAGATATGAATACGACACTCCGTGTTACGGGAGCGTATCTCTCCGGCGAGACACCCTGCTGGACTTCAAGGCGACGGAGCTCGCGGAACAGATGACGTTGTTGGACGCGGCGCTCTTCGTGCGGCTCACTACGGCCGAGGTGTTGCTGTGGCCGCGCGAGCAGTCCGAGGAGAGCTCGCCCAACCTCACGCGCTTCACTGAACACTTCAATAAAATGAGCTACTGGGCACGTTCTAGGATTTTGGAACAG gaCGATGCCCGCGATCGAGAAAAGTACGCGAGCAAGTTCCTGAAGGTAATGAAGGCGTTGCGCAAGATGAACAATTTCAACTCGTACCTGGCGCTGGTGTCGGCGCTGGACTCGCCGCCCGTGCGGCGCCTGGGCTGGCCGCGCTCCATCGTGGACACGCTGCACGACTACTGCACCATCATCGACTCCTCCTCGTCCTTCCGCACCTACCGCCAGGCGCTCGCCGAGACGCAGCCGCCTTGCATACCTTACAT TGGTCTAGTCCTTCAAGATCTGACGTTCGTCCATATCGGCAATCCAGATTTGCTCGCGGATGGTAGAATAAACTTCACCAAGAGATGGCAACAATATCACATCATGGAAAATATGAAAAGGTTCCATAAAGA ACAGTACAAGTTCAAGAAGAACGAGCGCATCCTGGCGATGTTCAACGAGTTCGACGACGTGCTGAGCGAGGAGGCCATGTGGCAGGTGTCGGAGAGCATCAAGCCGCGCGgcggccgcgcccgcgccgcgccgccgcagGCCGCGCCGCACCACGCGCCCGCGCCCTCCGCGCAGCCCGTCTGA
- the C3G gene encoding C3G guanyl-nucleotide exchange factor isoform X12, giving the protein MRSPAQQHHPPHLSSNISRSHSPLSPKIRNMASKPTAEEGEVTPAKQLERLVKEVTFGLKHFSDVITKRKLEMLPDNGTIVFESIANIHKAIKPYCIRSPQLTSAVKNLCAALARLIRLCDEITAVSLRADAGNEELDTSAPALSPEHVSSVVKEVTAAVEEVSALAQQHMSRPALSPRPALVSPRASTQRNSLPDIPLTPKERSLLTGEPGTESSGVRASHSSESVLDAPDSPPPKPARPNRKIELAPPLPPKRKSANDNSLLALSIDRLSLQSHSSGSLDSMLNVSNDEERNAHDANHDHVFATPPNSDLVGMCSCNNVSELRASLESHDSHMNSTHAHTHSNHNRYVAHFSNESGFVSVGHAEISAEHSFTSSFSSHHYSHTDSIFNSTDCVTEMKCIFQNVESRMNITNTNSLTTHHSTTLASITSDESETPPELPVKTRRNIRVDVQQNFPTVEIRNSGGCSLHGEARPHTLAVHQPPRPPPLPLKKKHMFQSVAYSVMAYMEMFGNCSHPPNNAAAPPDMFRHSIHTYNLASAKHTSDGTLSVQRHQQVQRSIAQSFTVQHFGNPPMSGSEDSVNIITSSGTSPIPLEPPALPPKMNKNKQLQMSNELLPPPSPRPSSHNSSHNSADETLLNNNSDDSFTSVTVAPGKFPVDDELEIVQQPAPSPVPSQRSEGSTEPAAAPAENNRNSTPAPPAADDIILQTDISSWLELKGPGKDGPEVRGGHPDALVVLATKATKESDEYFAYQEAFLATYRTWVSPSGLVARLVRRADHFRSRPHELRSTLSLLTRVIADLTISDLDGPLMMEIMEFIYWLVDAEELIIAKALRQILVDKQKQLHFQQTNNRYEYDTPCYGSVSLRRDTLLDFKATELAEQMTLLDAALFVRLTTAEVLLWPREQSEESSPNLTRFTEHFNKMSYWARSRILEQDDARDREKYASKFLKVMKALRKMNNFNSYLALVSALDSPPVRRLGWPRSIVDTLHDYCTIIDSSSSFRTYRQALAETQPPCIPYIGLVLQDLTFVHIGNPDLLADGRINFTKRWQQYHIMENMKRFHKEQYKFKKNERILAMFNEFDDVLSEEAMWQVSESIKPRGGRARAAPPQAAPHHAPAPSAQPV; this is encoded by the exons CAGATCGCATTCGCCGCTTAGCCCAAAAATTCGAAATATGGCATCGAAGCCCACGGCGGAGGAGGGGGAAGTCACACCTGCCAAACAACTGGAACGCCTAGTCAAAGAG GTTACATTCGGCTTGAAACACTTTTCGGATGTTATTACTAAGAGGAAACTGGAAATGCTCCCCGACAATGGCACCATTGTTTTTGAATCGATTGCGAATATACACAAAG CTATAAAACCCTATTGTATCCGGTCGCCGCAACTGACGAGCGCGGTCAAAAACCTGTGTGCTGCGCTGGCGAGGTTAATACGTTTGTGCGACGAGATCACAGCAGTGAGTCTCCGTGCTGACGCTGGTAATGAGGAACTGGATACTTCAGCCCCGGCCTTGTCTCCGGAGCACGTGAGCTCAGTGGTGAAGGAGGTGACGGCGGCCGTGGAAGAGGTGTCGGCGCTCGCGCAACAACACATGTCGCGTCCTGCGCTCTCGCCGCGACCCGCTCTTGTATCACCCAGAGCCTCCACGCAAAGAAACTCACTGCCAG atatacCGTTGACGCCGAAGGAGCGTTCCTTGCTGACGGGTGAGCCGGGCACAGAATCGTCTGGTGTACGGGCCTCTCACTCATCTGAGTCAGTTCTGGACGCGCCGGACTCACCGCCGCCGAAACCCGCCAGGCCTAATAG GAAAATCGAGTTGGCCCCACCTCTGCCTCCCAAGCGGAAATCAGCGAATGACAACTCCTTATTGGCTCTCTCCATTGATAG GTTGTCGCTGCAGTCCCACAGCAGTGGTTCCCTGGACTCTATGCTTAACGTATCCAACGACGAAGAAAGAAATGCTCACGACGCTAACCATGACCATGTGTTTGCCACTCCACCTAACTCTGATTTAGTTG GCATGTGCAGTTGCAACAACGTGAGTGAGTTGCGCGCGTCGCTAGAGTCTCACGACTCGCACATGAACTCTACGCATGCGCACACGCACTCCAACCACAATCGGTATGTCGCCCA TTTCTCCAACGAGTCTGGCTTCGTGTCAGTGGGCCACGCCGAGATATCCGCCGAACATAGTTTCACATCGTCGTTCTCGTCGCATCACTACAGCCATACGGACAG TATTTTTAACAGTACAGACTGTGTGACTGAAATGAAGTGCATATTTCAAAACGTTGAGAGCCGCATGAATATAACCAATACCAACAGTTTAACCACGCACCATTCTACAAC GCTGGCGAGCATCACGTCAGACGAGTCGGAGACGCCGCCCGAGCTGCCCGTCAAGACGCGCCGCAACATTCGCGTCGACGTGCAACAAAACTTCCCCACTGTTGAAATCAG GAACTCTGGTGGGTGCTCTCTGCATGGTGAAGCGCGGCCACACACGCTGGCCGTGCATCaaccgccgcgcccgccgccacTGCCGCTCAAGAAGAAACACA TGTTCCAAAGCGTCGCGTACAGCG TCATGGCGTACATGGAAATGTTCGGCAACTGCAGTCATCCGCCGAACAATGCCGCCGCGCCGCCGGATATGTTCCGACAttccatacatacttataatttaGCCAG TGCCAAACACACCAGTGATGGCACATTGAGTGTGCAACGTCACCAACAAGTACAGCGATCCATCGCCCAGTCGTTCACTGTCCAACATTTCGGAAACCCGCCTATGag TGGTTCTGAGGACAGTGTTAATATAATCACTTCGAGTGGCACTAGTCCCATCCCTCTTGAGCCGCCAGCTCTGCCGCCTaagatgaataaaaataaacag CTTCAAATGAGTAACGAGTTGCTGCCTCCCCCGTCGCCTCGGCCCTCATCTCACAACAGTTCACACAATAGCGCCGATGAAACGTTATTGAACAAT AATTCTGATGATTCATTCACGAGCGTGACGGTAGCGCCCGGCAAGTTCCCAGTAGATGATGAGTTAGAGATTGTACAACAGCCTGCACCATCTCCTGTGCCATCgcag AGAAGCGAAGGCAGCACGGAACCGGCCGCGGCGCCGGCGGAGAACAACAGGAACAGCAcgccggcgccgcccgccgccgacGACATCATCCTGCAGACCGACATCAGCTCGTGGCTGGAGCTCAAGGGCCCCGGCAAGGACGGGCCCGAGGTGCGCGGCGGACACCCCGACGCGCTCGTCGTCCTCGCCACCAAGGCTACCAAAG AATCGGACGAGT ACTTCGCGTACCAGGAGGCGTTCCTGGCGACGTACCGCACGTGGGTGTCGCCCAGCGGCCTGGTGGCGCGCCTGGTGCGCCGCGCCGACCACTTCCGCTCGCGCCCGCACGAGCTGCGCTCCACGCTGTCGCTGCTCACGCGCGTCATCGCAGACCTCAC gATATCAGACCTGGACGGTCCTCTGATGATGGAGATCATGGAGTTCATCTATTGGCTTGTAGATGCGGAGGAGTTGATTATAGCGAAAGCCCTCAGACAGATTCTAGTCGACAAACAGAAACAGTTGCACTTCCAACAA ACTAACAACAGATATGAATACGACACTCCGTGTTACGGGAGCGTATCTCTCCGGCGAGACACCCTGCTGGACTTCAAGGCGACGGAGCTCGCGGAACAGATGACGTTGTTGGACGCGGCGCTCTTCGTGCGGCTCACTACGGCCGAGGTGTTGCTGTGGCCGCGCGAGCAGTCCGAGGAGAGCTCGCCCAACCTCACGCGCTTCACTGAACACTTCAATAAAATGAGCTACTGGGCACGTTCTAGGATTTTGGAACAG gaCGATGCCCGCGATCGAGAAAAGTACGCGAGCAAGTTCCTGAAGGTAATGAAGGCGTTGCGCAAGATGAACAATTTCAACTCGTACCTGGCGCTGGTGTCGGCGCTGGACTCGCCGCCCGTGCGGCGCCTGGGCTGGCCGCGCTCCATCGTGGACACGCTGCACGACTACTGCACCATCATCGACTCCTCCTCGTCCTTCCGCACCTACCGCCAGGCGCTCGCCGAGACGCAGCCGCCTTGCATACCTTACAT TGGTCTAGTCCTTCAAGATCTGACGTTCGTCCATATCGGCAATCCAGATTTGCTCGCGGATGGTAGAATAAACTTCACCAAGAGATGGCAACAATATCACATCATGGAAAATATGAAAAGGTTCCATAAAGA ACAGTACAAGTTCAAGAAGAACGAGCGCATCCTGGCGATGTTCAACGAGTTCGACGACGTGCTGAGCGAGGAGGCCATGTGGCAGGTGTCGGAGAGCATCAAGCCGCGCGgcggccgcgcccgcgccgcgccgccgcagGCCGCGCCGCACCACGCGCCCGCGCCCTCCGCGCAGCCCGTCTGA
- the C3G gene encoding C3G guanyl-nucleotide exchange factor isoform X10 yields MTSTPKTEKCGQENESGSEGSSGHRGSLRGANKLARRARSFKDDLLERISNMRSPAQQHHPPHLSSNISRSHSPLSPKIRNMASKPTAEEGEVTPAKQLERLVKEVTFGLKHFSDVITKRKLEMLPDNGTIVFESIANIHKAIKPYCIRSPQLTSAVKNLCAALARLIRLCDEITAVSLRADAGNEELDTSAPALSPEHVSSVVKEVTAAVEEVSALAQQHMSRPALSPRPALVSPRASTQRNSLPDIPLTPKERSLLTGEPGTESSGVRASHSSESVLDAPDSPPPKPARPNRKIELAPPLPPKRKSANDNSLLALSIDRLSLQSHSSGSLDSMLNVSNDEERNAHDANHDHVFATPPNSDLVGMCSCNNVSELRASLESHDSHMNSTHAHTHSNHNRYVAHFSNESGFVSVGHAEISAEHSFTSSFSSHHYSHTDSIFNSTDCVTEMKCIFQNVESRMNITNTNSLTTHHSTTLASITSDESETPPELPVKTRRNIRVDVQQNFPTVEIRNSGGCSLHGEARPHTLAVHQPPRPPPLPLKKKHMFQSVAYSVMAYMEMFGNCSHPPNNAAAPPDMFRHSIHTYNLASAKHTSDGTLSVQRHQQVQRSIAQSFTVQHFGNPPMSGSEDSVNIITSSGTSPIPLEPPALPPKMNKNKQLQMSNELLPPPSPRPSSHNSSHNSADETLLNNNSDDSFTSVTVAPGKFPVDDELEIVQQPAPSPVPSQRSEGSTEPAAAPAENNRNSTPAPPAADDIILQTDISSWLELKGPGKDGPEVRGGHPDALVVLATKATKESDEYFAYQEAFLATYRTWVSPSGLVARLVRRADHFRSRPHELRSTLSLLTRVIADLTISDLDGPLMMEIMEFIYWLVDAEELIIAKALRQILVDKQKQLHFQQTNNRYEYDTPCYGSVSLRRDTLLDFKATELAEQMTLLDAALFVRLTTAEVLLWPREQSEESSPNLTRFTEHFNKMSYWARSRILEQDDARDREKYASKFLKVMKALRKMNNFNSYLALVSALDSPPVRRLGWPRSIVDTLHDYCTIIDSSSSFRTYRQALAETQPPCIPYIGLVLQDLTFVHIGNPDLLADGRINFTKRWQQYHIMENMKRFHKEQYKFKKNERILAMFNEFDDVLSEEAMWQVSESIKPRGGRARAAPPQAAPHHAPAPSAQPV; encoded by the exons CAGATCGCATTCGCCGCTTAGCCCAAAAATTCGAAATATGGCATCGAAGCCCACGGCGGAGGAGGGGGAAGTCACACCTGCCAAACAACTGGAACGCCTAGTCAAAGAG GTTACATTCGGCTTGAAACACTTTTCGGATGTTATTACTAAGAGGAAACTGGAAATGCTCCCCGACAATGGCACCATTGTTTTTGAATCGATTGCGAATATACACAAAG CTATAAAACCCTATTGTATCCGGTCGCCGCAACTGACGAGCGCGGTCAAAAACCTGTGTGCTGCGCTGGCGAGGTTAATACGTTTGTGCGACGAGATCACAGCAGTGAGTCTCCGTGCTGACGCTGGTAATGAGGAACTGGATACTTCAGCCCCGGCCTTGTCTCCGGAGCACGTGAGCTCAGTGGTGAAGGAGGTGACGGCGGCCGTGGAAGAGGTGTCGGCGCTCGCGCAACAACACATGTCGCGTCCTGCGCTCTCGCCGCGACCCGCTCTTGTATCACCCAGAGCCTCCACGCAAAGAAACTCACTGCCAG atatacCGTTGACGCCGAAGGAGCGTTCCTTGCTGACGGGTGAGCCGGGCACAGAATCGTCTGGTGTACGGGCCTCTCACTCATCTGAGTCAGTTCTGGACGCGCCGGACTCACCGCCGCCGAAACCCGCCAGGCCTAATAG GAAAATCGAGTTGGCCCCACCTCTGCCTCCCAAGCGGAAATCAGCGAATGACAACTCCTTATTGGCTCTCTCCATTGATAG GTTGTCGCTGCAGTCCCACAGCAGTGGTTCCCTGGACTCTATGCTTAACGTATCCAACGACGAAGAAAGAAATGCTCACGACGCTAACCATGACCATGTGTTTGCCACTCCACCTAACTCTGATTTAGTTG GCATGTGCAGTTGCAACAACGTGAGTGAGTTGCGCGCGTCGCTAGAGTCTCACGACTCGCACATGAACTCTACGCATGCGCACACGCACTCCAACCACAATCGGTATGTCGCCCA TTTCTCCAACGAGTCTGGCTTCGTGTCAGTGGGCCACGCCGAGATATCCGCCGAACATAGTTTCACATCGTCGTTCTCGTCGCATCACTACAGCCATACGGACAG TATTTTTAACAGTACAGACTGTGTGACTGAAATGAAGTGCATATTTCAAAACGTTGAGAGCCGCATGAATATAACCAATACCAACAGTTTAACCACGCACCATTCTACAAC GCTGGCGAGCATCACGTCAGACGAGTCGGAGACGCCGCCCGAGCTGCCCGTCAAGACGCGCCGCAACATTCGCGTCGACGTGCAACAAAACTTCCCCACTGTTGAAATCAG GAACTCTGGTGGGTGCTCTCTGCATGGTGAAGCGCGGCCACACACGCTGGCCGTGCATCaaccgccgcgcccgccgccacTGCCGCTCAAGAAGAAACACA TGTTCCAAAGCGTCGCGTACAGCG TCATGGCGTACATGGAAATGTTCGGCAACTGCAGTCATCCGCCGAACAATGCCGCCGCGCCGCCGGATATGTTCCGACAttccatacatacttataatttaGCCAG TGCCAAACACACCAGTGATGGCACATTGAGTGTGCAACGTCACCAACAAGTACAGCGATCCATCGCCCAGTCGTTCACTGTCCAACATTTCGGAAACCCGCCTATGag TGGTTCTGAGGACAGTGTTAATATAATCACTTCGAGTGGCACTAGTCCCATCCCTCTTGAGCCGCCAGCTCTGCCGCCTaagatgaataaaaataaacag CTTCAAATGAGTAACGAGTTGCTGCCTCCCCCGTCGCCTCGGCCCTCATCTCACAACAGTTCACACAATAGCGCCGATGAAACGTTATTGAACAAT AATTCTGATGATTCATTCACGAGCGTGACGGTAGCGCCCGGCAAGTTCCCAGTAGATGATGAGTTAGAGATTGTACAACAGCCTGCACCATCTCCTGTGCCATCgcag AGAAGCGAAGGCAGCACGGAACCGGCCGCGGCGCCGGCGGAGAACAACAGGAACAGCAcgccggcgccgcccgccgccgacGACATCATCCTGCAGACCGACATCAGCTCGTGGCTGGAGCTCAAGGGCCCCGGCAAGGACGGGCCCGAGGTGCGCGGCGGACACCCCGACGCGCTCGTCGTCCTCGCCACCAAGGCTACCAAAG AATCGGACGAGT ACTTCGCGTACCAGGAGGCGTTCCTGGCGACGTACCGCACGTGGGTGTCGCCCAGCGGCCTGGTGGCGCGCCTGGTGCGCCGCGCCGACCACTTCCGCTCGCGCCCGCACGAGCTGCGCTCCACGCTGTCGCTGCTCACGCGCGTCATCGCAGACCTCAC gATATCAGACCTGGACGGTCCTCTGATGATGGAGATCATGGAGTTCATCTATTGGCTTGTAGATGCGGAGGAGTTGATTATAGCGAAAGCCCTCAGACAGATTCTAGTCGACAAACAGAAACAGTTGCACTTCCAACAA ACTAACAACAGATATGAATACGACACTCCGTGTTACGGGAGCGTATCTCTCCGGCGAGACACCCTGCTGGACTTCAAGGCGACGGAGCTCGCGGAACAGATGACGTTGTTGGACGCGGCGCTCTTCGTGCGGCTCACTACGGCCGAGGTGTTGCTGTGGCCGCGCGAGCAGTCCGAGGAGAGCTCGCCCAACCTCACGCGCTTCACTGAACACTTCAATAAAATGAGCTACTGGGCACGTTCTAGGATTTTGGAACAG gaCGATGCCCGCGATCGAGAAAAGTACGCGAGCAAGTTCCTGAAGGTAATGAAGGCGTTGCGCAAGATGAACAATTTCAACTCGTACCTGGCGCTGGTGTCGGCGCTGGACTCGCCGCCCGTGCGGCGCCTGGGCTGGCCGCGCTCCATCGTGGACACGCTGCACGACTACTGCACCATCATCGACTCCTCCTCGTCCTTCCGCACCTACCGCCAGGCGCTCGCCGAGACGCAGCCGCCTTGCATACCTTACAT TGGTCTAGTCCTTCAAGATCTGACGTTCGTCCATATCGGCAATCCAGATTTGCTCGCGGATGGTAGAATAAACTTCACCAAGAGATGGCAACAATATCACATCATGGAAAATATGAAAAGGTTCCATAAAGA ACAGTACAAGTTCAAGAAGAACGAGCGCATCCTGGCGATGTTCAACGAGTTCGACGACGTGCTGAGCGAGGAGGCCATGTGGCAGGTGTCGGAGAGCATCAAGCCGCGCGgcggccgcgcccgcgccgcgccgccgcagGCCGCGCCGCACCACGCGCCCGCGCCCTCCGCGCAGCCCGTCTGA